A genomic stretch from Octopus bimaculoides isolate UCB-OBI-ISO-001 chromosome 15, ASM119413v2, whole genome shotgun sequence includes:
- the LOC106882512 gene encoding uncharacterized protein LOC106882512 → MEDGRCLLDVIGDPKLLNEFLKDGTDVDSSLSADNQINENDFKWTEEEFLSSTLGTSENDCSDSSSLIKFQALISTPQAQTQSSAVVTASSAAVSQSTQPPPAVSLPPPPPPPPPPPPPALPSSSLSVPATVAALAAAPEISQSSVVTTTPSISSVAGTQQVTALLSPHSANFGQVQLVQPGCSSGLPQDQKSTYQNFASLGNVGQGIPIQVIQGQQLILKTAAGNTIGFAQQQQQQQLQQQQQLQQQQQLQQLQLQHFQQQLQQQQQQQQQQQQQQQQQQHQHHQQQQQSKVNQIQHLQVSSASSPGVSSRSLTPSQSPAPNNSPLVSRSLTPSQGQNTGLVTISPSFSGQHPNSVSPSPNVSVVQIPTSVQSQPSTQQQLQAAAAAAAGGVPIQNLVPTQNTQHLQNLLPGQAVLPTQGQNIVHTQNTVIQNPNVVNVNVAHVLCNNSAQQANQQGGMVSVYPNVQAASSSNPVTLHGTIINIPQGKSIIIPGFSNLQQVQNLQLPSSHVGQQVSGTGTLLHAAGATQQPVAGAAGMAMGSAAGMAVGGAGTMQLSGQQSQEKAATLAAAAAGQSNYSFVNINPPPIILRTLPSNLIQIQSTTNSGQSSTVNTQVQSYPQISQAQLINTSAAQGSIPMQQVVNPLQGQQLKVIGHPGLQVAGSQPGTVTVNIGGQNFNLQSLPSNQLGALQFQSGRQVLIQAPQSHTLPLQTTSVKTTVPSGQEISSISPQNSALTTMQVIQNANTTATIGNQRSNSRTKTPPTKSSKSSSSKHNSHSAHSSRNRASPLQQQQQQQQVQAIHNFQLPLPQVTHPHSLNSSPGLSTAHSTTVTTTVSQSLVQMPSQVSVASSLVGVQVSSSTVQNKPISSSGLVQTSGSSAVANQTQAAATVLNTRLPAIQITPQDPIIMARVENDVSSLVSLKNPNRTQKANLEKLALLQKKLSQGQLQFATSGQVGQPQIAHPPIAQAAAIAQQTLLQQASTSTSSAATSINQINQLLQQQACVNQQHQQQQHQHQQQQQQQQQQQQQQQQQQHKTQQAQQATVVGQIPLATVGKSVTNVISNSIPNQSTPGSVQSSQTVSMLTSHPTNIVQSGQAGTGIQVLTTSSGGKQHMVGMIPGTTLIPVVTSTAVSSGTFVPASNMPTITAGKLPIPATPTAVSTPVKMGDKEVLINLTGHNKEAVLAHLAQLTPEQQQVYLKHKAKFIVKLDQANSQLLQAQQQQQQQQQQQQHQHQHHQQHQQQQQQQQHHHHHQQQLQPRQIRQQQTTATVAAATNMSGGTVIISKGQQISRHTCKGQMVMDAKIPVPVQEFDKNLVQIKVEPGQSSTVIKSSGKAQKRPAELSKGVVIHQRLNHDQACALKADMKTPFKDKSDACQRLICFHVFQDWGPNQEKLDKADQLFEQAAEEILKKKQSMFDKYRILLLEESMRDKPSAEMVMIQRMLNQDMTAVLEEERKLAASHPDAFEPMPVKLLKLDKESENSDFKQECVKAEPADEYIQCKSNSQSKMGHVNVHKKEVVDSKDERSETGKKWKCSEPERSHSPPHSVKLVIRNDGVSFSSSLSLKVKKEKSRKSQKTVKSEPLGSVSIKKEPPDIKPQLPEVKPAPFSQENYDEWKTSSSSNNLSAVKQESSSYHSCAAAARTTAVATTTPTTTTPVTLLPLSTVESLTSSATLSTSRVVSNPMGLEASCSSVTPAPLTSSHSSSVAAMPPPAATASSSTTVFSKNCETSNNDIFMDEEDFLEGQLASQDRKLIPQRTRILSDSELLEEPTPDDMLSSFHGLDFTVDFILPENHSSGSIKQELNPSESAVSQFSLNNSNSHSFSLGNTRFSPKNFEPDTSATYSLEDFVTDDLLSNCHFSLQPSADLGTEELSLPAATSSELQNAVDSIVNFEGTDSIAVSECSLDSLAHRNNLVLNTEDAVQSILSGTASLHSSESSAPTVAMASTTTTANNNSSSNSSNNNNIIIDNSPSNNNNNNNNTNNNNNNNNTSTNITTSISTPTTNTTTTNNNNNNTTTITNSNNDNADSTNNNHTQATVISATSVDCLSDVSDAYTDPKLKQQTENAVNSILSLSQEPPMHSSGSVGDFSIDGPLDDYGSGNSHLSCNVGGGGVSIASSLDGSGATGLATAPAGSDIGTMVAATAGVPQDFYSSVPDRSLDDSCLVNAADAGMQIEDDLDAAVQSILM, encoded by the exons aATTCCAATCCAGGTCATCCAAGGTCAACAACTGATATTAAAGACAGCTGCTGGAAATACAATAGGTTTTgctcaacagcagcaacagcagcagctacaacagcaacaacaattacaacaacagcagcagctacagcaGCTGCAGCTTCAGCATTttcaacaacagctgcagcagcagcagcagcagcagcagcagcagcagcaacaacaacaacaacaacagcaccagcatcatcagcagcagcaacagtccAAAGTAAACCAAATTCAGCATCTTCAAGTCTCATCAGCTTCATCACCTGGTGTCAGTAGTCGTTCTCTTACGCCCAGTCAGAGTCCAGCTCCCAACAACTCACCATTAGTTAGTCGGTCACTCACACCAAGTCAGGGCCAAAATACTGGCTTGGTTACAATTAGTCCATCTTTCAGTGGACAGCATCCAAACAGCGTTAGCCCCTCCCCAAATGTCAGTGTTGTTCAGATCCCCACATCAGTGCAATCACAACCTTCAACACAGCAACAACTACaggcagctgctgctgctgctgctggtggtgttcCTATTCAGAATCTAGTCCCTACCCAAAACACACAGCACCTTCAGAACTTACTGCCAGGTCAGGCAGTTCTTCCGACACAAGGACAGAATATAGTGCACACTCAAAACACAGTCATTCAGAACCCTAATGTTGTAAATGTGAATGTTGCTCATGTTCTGTGCAATAACTCAGCCCAACAAGCAAACCAGCAGGGCGGCATGGTGAGTGTCTACCCCAATGTACAGGCTGCGTCCTCGTCCAACCCTGTCACGCTGCATGGTACCATCATCAATATCCCACAGGGCAAAAGCATTATTATCCCTGGATTTTCAAACCTCCAGCAAGTTCAGAATCTTCAGCTGCCTTCCTCACATGTTGGGCAGCAGGTTTCTGGAACCGGTACCCTGCTGCATGCCGCTGGTGCCACCCAGCAGCCCGTGGCAGGGGCTGCTGGCATGGCGATGGGCAGTGCAGCAGGGATGGCCGTTGGAGGAGCTGGCACCATGCAGTTGTCTGGTCAGCAGTCCCAGGAAAAAGCTGCTAcccttgcagcagcagcagcaggccaATCTAACTACAGTTTTGTTAATATCAACCCACCACCAATCATACTACGAACACTTCCATCAAACTTGATACAAATCCAGTCCACCACTAACAGTGGTCAGTCGTCCACAGTCAACACTCAAGTTCAGTCCTATCCCCAGATCTCGCAGGCTCAGTTAATCAACACTTCTGCAGCCCAGGGAAGCATTCCAATGCAGCAAGTGGTGAACCCTCTTCAGGGACAACAACTGAAGGTGATAGGCCACCCAGGGTTACAGGTTGCTGGTTCTCAACCAGGTACAGTGACTGTGAATATAGGAGGCCAGAACTTTAATTTACAGAGCCTTCCCTCCAACCAATTGGGAGCTCTTCAATTCCAAAGTGGGAGGCAAGTTCTAATTCAGGCCCCTCAGTCACATACTCTGCCCCTCCAAACAACATCAGTTAAAACAACTGTACCTTCTGGGCAGGAAATATCGTCTATATCACCACAAAACTCTGCACTGACAACTATGCAAGTTATTCAAAATGCCAATACGACAGCAACCATAGGTAATCAACGTAGTAACAGCCGAACAAAAACACCGCCCACTAAGTCAAGTAAAAGTTCATCTTCAAAGCACAATTCTCATTCTGCTCATAGCTCTCGCAATCGTGCATCACcattgcaacagcagcagcagcagcagcaagttcAAGCTATTCACAATTTCCAGTTACCGTTACCTCAAGTCACTCATCCTCATAGTCTGAATAGCAGTCCAGGTCTTAGCACTGCCCATTCTACGACAGTCACAACTACTGTCTCACAGTCCCTTGTTCAGATGCCTTCTCAGGTTAGTGTAGCCAGCAGTCTGGTTGGAGTCCAAGTATCATCGAGCACTGTCCAAAACAAGCCTATTTCCAGTAGTGGACTTGTTCAAACTTCTGGTTCTTCAGCAGTTGCAAATCAAACCCAAGCTGCTGCTACTGTCCTCAACACTCGTCTACCAGCTATTCAGATTACTCCACAAGATCCTATCATTATGGCCCGAGTTGAAAATGATGTTAGCTCATTAGTCTCATTAAAGAATCCGAACCGAACTCAGAAAGCTAATCTTGAAAAGTTAGCTTTGCTCCAGAAGAAACTTTCTCAAGGGCAGCTTCAATTTGCTACTAGTGGTCAAGTTGGACAACCCCAAATAGCACATCCTCCCATTGCTCAGGCAGCAGCTATTGCTCAACAAACCTTATTACAGCAGGCATCGACTTCAACATCTTCAGCGGCCACCAGTATTAACCAGATTAATCAACTACTACAACAGCAAGCCTGTGTGAaccagcaacatcagcaacagcagcatcagcatcaacaacaacaacagcaacaacaacagcaacaacaacaacaacaacagcaacaacataaaacaCAGCAGGCTCAACAAGCCACTGTTGTTGGACAGATTCCTTTGGCCACTGTTGGCAAATCAGTTACAAATGTCATTTCTAATTCCATTCCGAATCAGTCAACTCCAGGATCAGTTCAGTCATCTCAAACAGTATCCATGTTGACTTCACACCCAACAAATATTGTTCAGTCCGGCCAAGCAGGTACTGGCATTCAAGTATTGACAACTTCGAGTGGAGGCAAACAGCATATGGTGGGTATGATCCCTGGTACAACATTGATTCCAGTGGTGACCAGCACTGCAGTTTCATCTGGGACGTTTGTGCCAGCTTCCAACATGCCCACAATCACTGCTGGAAAATTACCAATACCTGCCACACCAACTGCTGTTTCTACTCCAGTTAAG atGGGTGATAAAGAAGTCCTTATCAATTTGACGGGTCATAACAAAGAAGCTGTGTTGGCACACCTGGCTCAACTGACACCAGAGCAACAGCAAGTGTACCTGAAACACAAAGCTAAGTTTATTGTCAAGTTGGATCAAGCTAATTCACAGCTCCTGCAagcacagcagcagcaacagcagcagcaacaacagcagcagcatcaacaccaacatcatcagcagcatcaacaacagcagcagcagcagcaacaccatcatcaccatcagcaacagtTACAACCGCGACAGATCCGACAGCAGCAGACGACTGCAACTGTTGCAGCTGCCACAAATATGTCTGGTGGTACTGTTATAATAAGTAAAGGCCAACAAATCTCTCGGCATACTTGTAAAGGACAAATGGTTATGGACGCCAAAATACCAGTCCCAGTTCAG GAGTTTGATAAAAATTTGGTGCAGATCAAAGTAGAACCAGGTCAGTCATCGACTGTGATAAAGTCATCTGGAAAGGCACAAAAACGACCAGCTGAATTGTCCAAAGGAGTTGT AATTCACCAACGATTGAACCATGATCAAGCTTGTGCATTGAAAGCAGACATGAAGACCCCTTTTAAAGACAAATCAGATGCTTGCCAACGTCTTATTTGTTTCCATGTATTCCAGGATTGGGGACCAAATCAAGAAAAATTGGACAAAG CTGATCAACTATTTGAACAAGCTGCTGAAGAAATCTTAAAGAAAAAACAGTCAATGTTTGACAAATATAGAATTTTACTACTTGAAGAAAGTATG cgAGATAAGCCATCAGCTGAAATGGTGATGATCCAGCGAATGCTTAATCAAGATATGACTGCTGTCCTCGAAGAAGAGAGAAAACTGGCTGCATCCCATCCAG atGCTTTTGAACCAATGCCAGTAAAGCTGCTTAAACTAGACAAAGAATCTGAAAATTCTGATTTCAAACAGGAATGTGTTAAAGCAGAACCTGCTGATGAATACATCCAATGTAAATCGAACTCCCAAAGTAAAATGGGTCATGTTAATGTGCATAAAAAGGAAGTTGTAGATAGCAAGGATGAACGTTCTGAAACGGGGAAGAAGTGGAAATGTTCTGAGCCTGAACGAAGCCACTCTCCTCCACACAGTGTGAAATTAGTCATCCGAAATGATGGTGTCAGTTTTAGTAGCAGCCTCTCGCTGAaggtgaaaaaagaaaagtcacGGAAATCACAAAAGACTGTGAAATCAGAACCCCTTGGTAGTGTTTCGATAAAGAAAGAGCCTCCAGACATCAAACCCCAGTTGCCTGAAGTGAAACCGGCTCCTTTCAGTCAAGAGAATTATGATGAGTGGAAAACGTCGTCGTCATCGAACAATTTGTCAGCAGTCAAGCAAGAATCTTCGTCCTATCATAGTTGTGCTGCTGCTGCACGAACAACTGCAGTAGCAACCACAACTCCCACAACGACAACTCCTGTAACTCTGTTACCCCTTTCAACTGTAGAATCACTCACCTCATCTGCAACTTTGTCCACATCAAGGGTAGTGTCGAATCCAATGGGATTGGAGGCCAGCTGTTCGTCTGTTACACCAGCACCTTTAACCAGTTCCCATTCTTCCTCTGTGGCTGCAATGCCTCCCCCAGCAGCCACAGCTTCTTCCTCAACAACTGTATTTTCTAAAAACTGTGAAACTTCTAACAATGATATTTTCATGGACGAAGAAGATTTCTTAGAAGGTCAGTTGGCAAGTCAAGATAGAAAACTTATACCCCAACGAACGCGAATTCTGTCTGATTCAGAACTTCTCGAAGAGCCTACTCCTGATGATATGCTCTCTTCTTTCCATGGGCTTGATTTCACTGTTGATTTTATCCTCCCTGAAAATCACTCCTCGGGAAGCATTAAACAGGAGCTAAATCCGTCAGAATCAGCAGTGTctcaattttctttaaataattccAATTCACATTCTTTCTCTTTAGGGAACACTCGCTTCAGTCCTAAGAACTTTGAACCTGATACATCAGCTACATATTCACTGGAAGACTTTGTGACTGATGACTTACTCAGCAATTGCCATTTCTCCTTGCAGCCTTCTGCAGATTTAGGCACTGAAGAACTCTCTCTTCCTGCTGCTACTAGTTCTGAGCTGCAAAATGCAGTCGACAGTATTGTAAACTTTGAAGGAACTGATAGCATAGCTGTTTCTGAGTGTAGTCTGGACTCACTGGCACATAGAAATAATTTGGTATTGAACACCGAAGATGCCGTCCAGTCAATCTTATCTGGAACAGCTTCGCTACACAGTTCTGAGTCATCAGCTCCTACTGTTGCTATGGCCAGCACAAcaactactgctaataataatagcagtagtaacagcagcaacaacaacaacatcatcattgatAACAGTCcctcaaataacaataataataataataatactaataacaacaacaacaacaacaacacctccacAAACATCACAACCAGCATCAGCACTcctacaaccaacaccaccacgaccaacaacaacaacaacaacacaaccaccatcaccaatagcaacaatgataatgCTGATAGCACGAACAATAACCATACTCAAGCAACTGTCATCTCTGCAACGTCTGTCGATTGTCTAAGTGACGTTTCAGATGCATACACCGATCCGAAACTGAAGCAGCAGACTGAGAATGCAGTGAACAGCATTCTCAGCCTGTCTCAAGAACCACCGATGCACTCTAGTGGCAGTGTTGGTGACTTCTCAATAGACGGTCCACTGGATGACTACGGTAGTGGTAACTCTCACCTTTCCTGCAATGTAGGAGGCGGTGGAGTGAGTATAGCTAGCTCTCTCGATGGCTCTGGTGCAACAGGCCTTGCTACTGCACCAGCTGGGTCAGACATTGGTACAATGGTTGCCGCAACCGCTGGAGTGCCACAAGACTTCTACTCTTCCGTTCCGGATCGGTCCTTAGATGATAGTTGTTTGGTGAATGCCGCTGATGCTGGCATGCAAATTGAGGATGATTTAGATGCTGCTGTGCAAAGTattctgatgtaa